One genomic window of Solanum dulcamara chromosome 10, daSolDulc1.2, whole genome shotgun sequence includes the following:
- the LOC129871125 gene encoding uncharacterized protein LOC129871125: MSEQQQPVDGFPNDMPVQPKNTPNSQSSSHSNGSFGTVFIILAVILVISLLSCVIGRICNKRRHGDHYPTKQNHDIHLKGRDGHDIEFGIDKRLPNSKVAASNGDHSNIPTSSMTFDNGHHGKGGVMFAEDH; encoded by the coding sequence ATGTCTGAGCAACAGCAACCAGTTGATGGTTTTCCTAACGATATGCCTGTTCAACccaaaaatactccaaatagTCAATCTTCTTCTCATTCAAACGGATCATTTGGCACAGTTTTCATTATTCTAGCTGTGATTTTGGTtatatctcttctttcttgcgTAATTGGACGCATTTGTAACAAAAGAAGACATGGAGATCATTACCCAACAAAACAAAATCATGACATCCATCTCAAAGGCAGAGATGGTCATGACATAGAATTTGGTATTGATAAGAGACTTCCAAATTCAAAAGTGGCTGCTTCAAATGGAGATCATTCAAATATTCCCACAAGTTCTATGACATTTGATAATGGACATCATGGTAAAGGAGGAGTGATGTTTGCTGAAGATCATTAG